In Trachemys scripta elegans isolate TJP31775 chromosome 10, CAS_Tse_1.0, whole genome shotgun sequence, the sequence CACTGCTGATCCTAGAGTGTGACTGACCATAGATGATGATCTCACTGTAAGAAAAGacttgggtaaaatcctggccccactgaagtttatgcaagttttaccactgacttcaactgggccagaatttcactttGTAAATTTATGCCAGAAATTCCAATATAACTATAATTGCCAACGTAAAGCTAATTAGCAATTTATAGATGCTAAACCTTTTTTGTCTCTTTGGTTTTATAGTGGAGGATGAGGGTACGCAGCCCGTTATCAGGAGCTTGCCAAGAAAATCAAGGAGCAAGTTCCTGATGCGGAGATTTCAGATGAAGTGGGCAGGAAAGGTAAGATATTGAAATATTACACAGGCTTTATTAATAGTACTAAGTGCTGCTAAGTCGTGTAGAAAATGTATAAGCACTATCGTCAATTGGAGTTTCAGTTAAACTGTATATTAAACATAGGAAAGTCCTGATCTTGCCTTTTGCTGTTTATACCATAATGCTGTATCATCATTAGTGTGTTAACATGTAAGAGTTGCTGATGGTCACATGGAAAATGTATAAAAGATCAGATCCAACCCAGAGTTCAGATTCACATGCAAAAGCTGATTTTTCCCAATTCtttgggcagggaggtggggtttCAATTGAGGTAGACCATTATTAATTAGAAATGGGCCCAACAAATGTTGTTAGAATAGCACctgaaaatctctctcttgcAGGAAGCTTTGAAGTGAAGATAAATGGCAAGCTGATATTTTCTAAGATCGAAACCTCTGGCTTTCCTTTTTCAGAAGATGTAAGTTCTGAATGTTGGTGTTAGACTGCATACTACGGTCTCGGATAGCAAATGTGCCTGTGCATCACCCTGCAGAAAGACAGCAGCTTGACTGAcccactgccaaaaaaaaaaaaatatggtcaCAGATAAAGGGCCCAGATTGGGGGGACGCTAGAAGGGTTAGTCATATTCCTGCATGCAAGGGTGTCAGCAGCCCTTAGCCAATGGCAGCCCACCCTTTCTAGGAGGGGTTACCATCAGTAAATTCCAGTGCTTTTGACAAGCACTGGTGGCCACCCCTAAAAGATGTTACCAGGCAGAAGCAGGCCTGTTCCACACTCCTGTTGCAGCTGAGCAGCCAATCTCCTCAAACCAGATGCTGCaggctgctttcccctccctttcagcagagttctctccttcccccccggCAGCATTTGATGGTGGCTACTTCACCTCCCACCATAGCCTGTGCACAGCCTCCTTTCCGGTGTCAGCTACACCACGTGCTCTTCTCACTGCCATTCCCACCCCTACCAGTAGCATTCAGCTTAGCAGCTAGCTCCAATTGTCTCCTGGCCAATCACAATAAgtagttatttttattatgcaTACATCACAAAATGCTGTATACACCTTAGTCCCAGGCTGAAGAAGAAAGGATGTTTTATaaggtgagatttaaaaaatagtgctGCTACTTAGCACTTGATGCATTAAGCTGTCAAAGCTGTGTGCTGTTACACTGAACCAGAAGTGTCTTCAAGGGATTCCATCAcagtgaggggagaggaggcccagaTTAGGGTCGCTAAGCGCATTGGCAGATGTGTAGGCAGATGAATTAGATAGTAATGGTGGAAAAAGTCCCTGGAATCCAAATGGAGAGCAATGTTTTAGAATATTCATAGATATCTTAATTCCAAAGGAACTTCAATAAATGAAGCCGGGGCTAGTCTAATTTCTGGAACTCATGGCAGttcattaaccccttcctgcccgacGCCGTGGAGGCTTCCCACTCTGTCACTAAAATTATAGCAGTTTTGGTTCTGATGTATTACTGCCTTGGTTTGATTTTTAGATTGTGGAAGCAGTCAAAAAAATTAAGGATGGAGGAAGCTGTGAGAAGATCATCAGGAACAAAAAAATTTGCATCCTTCAGTAGAAGGAACCACAGAATTTAAATCACTGGAAATGGCACCTGGATTCCAAGTTGGGAATAGATTCTTTTAATGACTGTTTTTGTCAAAAAGAtgataaaaatcaggaaaaaaacaagaaactgTTCTCTGGGATGCAGAGCTCAAGTGTGTCTTACTGAACTACAATAAAGAGAAATGAGTTCTTTGCAATTTAATTTCCACCTGTGGTTTTTTCCCTTCACTTTTGTTTACCCTAATTTCTGCTTGAACGACTATATTATGTATAGCATTCCTGTACTATGCATTGCTCTCAGAAGATTAATGTTGTTTTATTTCAGTGGGCTTAATTTGCAAGGAGATTAAAGGGCTAATCACAGATAATGGGAGAAACAGACAAACTGAACTGTGATTGTCACTGAGAGTGGATCGCTCCATCGTAGATTCCCTGATCACTGAGATGCTCCATGGCTGTGTTTAACTTAAATCAAAGCACTGCAGACAATTCGAGAACCTTATGCTAGAGCAGTCAGATATCTGATGATGCCTGCACTCTAGTATGTTTGCATAGAAAGGAATGTATGTTCAAGGAGTTCATGGAGTTAAGAGCTATTGTGCAACAGGTTTTTCCATTTACAGATAtggcaagtctttttttttttttttaatctctcttcctgAAAGTGAAGTCCAATGTTGGTTGTTTTACAAGTTCATACGTCAGTAGTTACAGTCCTAAATGAAATGTCTCATTTCCAAAAGCAGAGCCAGCAGGTGTGACATTAAGGTAGAAGAGCCAATTAGGGACTCAGATGCCTCTTGTATCTTAAAATTATTCACATCAGGATCACCACATACCGCAAGcgtaagaacgtaagaatggcgctactgggtcagaccaaaggtccatctagtccagtatcctgtcttctgacagtggccagtgccaggttccccagagggaataaacagaacaggtaatcatcaagtgatccattcctctgttgctcattccaagcttctggcaaacggaggctagggacaccattcctgcctatcctggctaatagccattgatggacctatcctccatgaattatctagttctttttttaaccctgttatggtcttggccttcacaacatactgtggcaaggagttccacaggttgactgtgcgttgtgtgaagaaatacttccttttatttgttttaaacctgctgcctattaatttcatttgggggcccctagttcttatgttatgagaaagagtaaacaaacttctttttctactttctctacaccagtcatgattttatagacctcaatcatatctccccttagcagtctcttttccaagctgaaaagtcccagtcttattcatctctcctatacggaagctgttccatacctctaatcatttttgttgcccttttctgaaccttttccaattccaatatatcttttttgagatggggcaaccacatctgcacacagtattcaagatgtaggcgtaccatggatttatatagaggcaacatcatattttctgtcttattatctatccctttcttaattattcccagcattctgtttccttttttgactgacgctgcacattgagtggatgttttcagaaactaTCCACAACAacaccaagatctttttcttgagtggtaacaggtcATTTAGACCCCatatttatagttgggattatgctttccaatgtgcaattactttgaatttattaCCATtaaattttgttgcccagtcacccagttttgggagatctttttgtagctctttgcagtctgcctgggacttaactatctttagtaattttgtatcatctgcaaattttgccacctcactgtttacccctttttccagatcatttatgaatatgttgaataggactgctCCCATGGGGGacaccactctccattctgaaaactgaccatttatacctgtcctttgtttcctatcttttaaccagttaccaa encodes:
- the LOC117884474 gene encoding migration and invasion enhancer 1-like, which produces MQIPEDQFGNISKISSFYEAVSVSKKPGYAARYQELAKKIKEQVPDAEISDEVGRKGSFEVKINGKLIFSKIETSGFPFSEDIVEAVKKIKDGGSCEKIIRNKKICILQ